In Streptomyces seoulensis, the following are encoded in one genomic region:
- a CDS encoding MerR family transcriptional regulator has product MRIGELAERAGTTVRALRYYETRGLLPARRDAKGHRWYDERDLTLLRQIRTLRDFGFELEETRPFVECLRAGHAEGDACPASRDVYRRKLAELDGLIGELAAVRETVAGQLRRAEEARAGLAAEALVPGGPEPVCELGGRKA; this is encoded by the coding sequence ATGCGAATCGGTGAGCTGGCCGAGCGTGCCGGGACGACCGTGCGGGCGCTGCGGTACTACGAGACGCGGGGGCTGCTGCCCGCGCGGCGGGATGCCAAGGGGCACCGGTGGTACGACGAGCGGGACCTCACGCTGCTCAGGCAGATCCGCACCCTCAGGGACTTCGGCTTCGAGCTCGAGGAGACCCGCCCCTTCGTGGAGTGTCTGCGGGCCGGGCACGCGGAGGGGGACGCGTGTCCGGCGTCGCGGGACGTGTACCGGCGGAAGCTGGCGGAGCTGGACGGGCTCATCGGGGAGCTGGCGGCGGTGCGGGAGACGGTCGCGGGGCAGTTGCGGCGGGCCGAGGAGGCGCGGGCCGGGCTGGCCGCCGAGGCGCTGGTTCCGGGGGGCCCGGAACCCGTGTGCGAGCTGGGAGGGCGAAAGGCATGA
- a CDS encoding type VII secretion protein EccC yields the protein MTQHLVHRPARATRPLPETGARTIEPPPNLPEGKTGGAATALLPMTGVMGSVVMMTVIRSSQFAGLGAVVLVIALLGAVALFLSQRGKAQRQRRVQRERYLEYLEELREELGAAERARRQAARELSPPPAALYDLLRDPARLWERRRADADFLRVRVGVGDVPVQDIVVGQNTAGGVLTPPDPFMLNEARALQARFTTSAGHPLTVPLDRVGDVSVVGDREGVLRVARALLVQAAVTHAPDDLALGLGVPGERLAEWEWAKWLPHVLDTGADDGPVAARRIAPDMTRLARVLDADLKKRASYAAEVRRGLADRTALALGSRLLVVSDEYGHNAAELPRPDSAVALSDMGVTVLHLLAEQVQEPGDVAVRIVVDEDRVVVEDLRGERVVRVAGTLDPVGEAEAEGLARMLAPLRLSPESSAEGAPVSGPVDFPYLLGIDDPAALDLPRQWAPRGERDFLRVPIGLDDRHRPVLLDLKESSELGMGPHGLCVGSTGSGKSELLRTLVLALVTTHPPEDLAMVLVDYKGGATFAPFAGLPHVSGVITNLENQADLVERVHTSLAGEIKRRQQVLADAGNIADIGHYRSLRETSRPDLEPLPHLFVVIDEFGELLTAKPDFIDLFLSIGRIGRSIGVHLLLSSQRIESGRLKGLETYLSYRLGLRTFSADESRTVLDTPDAFNLPPLPGFGYLKVDTSTYTRFKAGFVSGAYRGPLRPDAVADEKPSAWPYPAYNTLDAQAGSEREDQPAASRERETGPTVLSVVVDRLTGAGQPVRRIWLPPLPDALTLTEAAGPVRASGEGTRLASVDGPLRVPLGVLDDPARQWQSRWVHDLNTAGGHTAVIGGPQSGKTTLLRTLALSLAVTHTPRDVAVYGLDLAGGGLGALAGLPHVGGIAGRADHERAARTVAEVRAMLTEREAVLRERGIDSVDQLRALRARGELPELGSTDVVLLIDGFGALRDEFAELDEPVADLLKRGGGYGIHVVAGMLRWNDVRIATQSMFGSRIELRLNDPADSSVDRKLSETLPAGIPGRALTDGKLFAQTALPRLDATASATGLGPALEAAVRSIRATWHGESAAPVRVLPTRLPAQRLPGPDKEPRAVPIGVDQESLAPVVLDLFGTDQHLLVLGDNECGRTNLLRLISGALVERYGEDELVFAVFDPRRGLRRAVPEPYRGGYAHNAALSLALATGIEAELAKRLPDTVDPDAMTDEPGFTGPRIVILVDDYDVLTAAGSQPLAPFLPYISAAQDIGLHFVVARRVAGASRALYDPVLTALRETGATALVMTGDRTEGQLFPGLYASAQPPGRGTLVRRGRRHQLVQTALAAESRPGEAPA from the coding sequence TTGACGCAGCATCTGGTCCACCGGCCGGCCCGCGCCACCCGCCCGCTGCCCGAGACCGGGGCGCGGACCATCGAACCGCCGCCCAACCTGCCCGAGGGCAAGACGGGCGGCGCGGCCACCGCGCTGCTGCCCATGACCGGTGTCATGGGGTCCGTGGTGATGATGACCGTCATCCGGTCCAGCCAGTTCGCGGGCCTCGGCGCGGTCGTGCTCGTCATCGCGCTGCTGGGCGCGGTGGCGCTGTTCCTGTCACAGCGCGGCAAGGCCCAGCGCCAGCGCAGGGTGCAGCGCGAACGGTATCTGGAGTACCTGGAGGAACTGCGCGAGGAGCTCGGCGCGGCGGAACGGGCCCGTCGGCAGGCGGCCCGGGAACTCAGCCCGCCGCCCGCGGCCCTGTACGACCTGCTGCGCGACCCGGCCCGGCTGTGGGAACGGCGTCGCGCGGACGCGGACTTCCTGCGGGTGCGGGTGGGCGTCGGCGATGTGCCGGTGCAGGACATCGTGGTCGGTCAGAACACGGCGGGCGGCGTGCTCACCCCGCCGGACCCGTTCATGCTCAACGAGGCGCGCGCGCTCCAGGCCCGCTTCACCACGTCGGCCGGCCATCCGCTGACGGTGCCGCTGGACCGGGTGGGCGACGTGAGCGTGGTCGGCGACCGCGAGGGCGTACTGCGCGTCGCGCGGGCGCTCCTCGTGCAGGCCGCGGTGACCCACGCCCCGGACGACCTGGCGCTGGGGCTCGGTGTGCCCGGTGAGCGCCTGGCGGAGTGGGAGTGGGCCAAGTGGCTGCCGCACGTCCTCGACACCGGCGCGGACGACGGCCCCGTCGCCGCCCGCCGGATCGCGCCGGACATGACCCGGTTGGCCCGGGTCCTCGACGCCGACCTGAAGAAGCGCGCCTCCTACGCGGCCGAGGTGCGCCGCGGTCTCGCCGACCGTACGGCGCTCGCCCTTGGCAGCCGTCTGCTCGTGGTGAGCGACGAGTACGGGCACAACGCGGCCGAACTCCCGCGACCGGACTCTGCCGTGGCCCTCTCCGACATGGGCGTGACGGTCCTGCACCTGCTCGCCGAGCAGGTGCAGGAGCCCGGTGACGTGGCGGTGCGGATCGTCGTCGACGAGGACCGGGTCGTGGTCGAGGACCTGCGGGGCGAGCGGGTCGTACGCGTCGCCGGCACCCTGGACCCGGTCGGCGAAGCCGAGGCCGAGGGGCTCGCCCGGATGCTGGCGCCGCTCCGGCTCTCCCCGGAGTCGTCCGCGGAGGGCGCCCCGGTGTCGGGGCCGGTGGACTTCCCGTATCTGCTCGGCATCGACGACCCGGCGGCGCTCGACCTGCCTCGGCAGTGGGCGCCGCGCGGGGAGCGCGACTTCCTGCGGGTGCCGATCGGGCTGGACGACCGGCACCGGCCGGTCCTGCTCGACCTGAAGGAGTCGTCGGAACTCGGCATGGGGCCGCACGGTCTCTGCGTGGGCTCGACGGGCTCCGGCAAGAGCGAGCTGCTGCGCACCCTCGTGCTCGCGCTGGTGACGACACACCCGCCCGAGGACCTGGCCATGGTGCTGGTCGACTACAAGGGCGGCGCCACCTTCGCACCGTTCGCGGGGCTGCCCCACGTGTCGGGTGTCATCACCAACCTGGAGAACCAGGCCGATCTGGTGGAGCGCGTCCACACCTCGCTGGCCGGCGAGATCAAGCGGCGCCAGCAGGTCCTGGCGGACGCCGGGAACATCGCGGACATCGGGCACTACCGTTCGCTGCGCGAGACCTCCCGCCCGGATCTCGAACCCCTTCCACATCTGTTCGTCGTGATCGACGAGTTCGGTGAACTCCTCACCGCCAAACCGGACTTCATCGACCTGTTTCTCTCCATCGGCCGGATCGGCCGTTCCATCGGCGTACACCTGCTGCTGTCGAGTCAGCGCATCGAGAGTGGCAGGCTGAAGGGTCTGGAGACCTATCTGTCGTACCGGCTCGGGCTGCGCACCTTCTCGGCGGACGAGTCGCGTACGGTCCTGGACACCCCGGACGCCTTCAACCTGCCGCCGCTGCCCGGCTTCGGCTATCTGAAGGTCGACACCTCCACCTACACGCGCTTCAAGGCCGGGTTCGTCTCCGGCGCGTACCGGGGGCCGCTCCGGCCGGACGCGGTGGCCGACGAGAAGCCCTCGGCATGGCCCTACCCGGCGTACAACACGCTGGACGCACAAGCCGGTTCGGAACGCGAGGACCAGCCGGCCGCTTCCCGCGAGCGGGAGACCGGGCCCACCGTGCTGTCCGTCGTGGTGGACCGGCTGACCGGTGCCGGACAGCCGGTGCGCCGGATCTGGCTGCCGCCCCTGCCCGACGCGCTGACGCTCACGGAAGCGGCCGGACCGGTACGGGCGTCGGGCGAGGGGACGCGACTCGCCTCGGTGGACGGGCCGTTGAGGGTCCCCCTCGGCGTGCTGGACGATCCGGCGCGGCAGTGGCAGAGCAGATGGGTGCACGACCTGAACACCGCCGGCGGCCACACCGCCGTCATCGGCGGTCCCCAGTCCGGCAAGACCACGCTGCTGCGCACCCTGGCCCTCTCGCTGGCCGTCACGCACACCCCGCGCGATGTCGCGGTCTACGGGCTCGACCTGGCCGGCGGTGGCCTCGGCGCGCTCGCCGGACTGCCGCACGTCGGCGGTATCGCCGGCCGGGCCGACCACGAACGCGCCGCCCGCACGGTCGCCGAGGTGCGCGCCATGCTCACCGAGCGGGAGGCGGTCCTCCGCGAGCGCGGCATCGACTCCGTCGACCAGCTCCGGGCCCTGCGCGCCAGGGGCGAACTGCCCGAACTGGGCTCCACCGACGTGGTGCTGCTCATCGACGGGTTCGGCGCGCTGCGGGACGAGTTCGCCGAGCTGGACGAGCCGGTGGCCGACCTCCTCAAGCGGGGTGGCGGCTACGGCATCCACGTCGTGGCGGGCATGCTCCGCTGGAACGACGTACGCATCGCCACGCAGTCGATGTTCGGCAGCCGGATCGAGCTGCGGCTGAACGACCCCGCCGACTCCTCCGTGGACCGCAAGCTCTCCGAGACCCTGCCCGCGGGCATCCCCGGCCGGGCCCTCACCGACGGCAAGCTGTTCGCCCAGACCGCCCTGCCGAGGCTCGACGCGACCGCCTCGGCGACCGGCCTGGGTCCGGCCCTGGAAGCCGCCGTACGTTCCATCCGGGCTACCTGGCACGGTGAATCCGCCGCCCCCGTACGGGTGTTGCCCACCCGCCTGCCCGCGCAGCGCCTGCCCGGCCCGGACAAGGAGCCGCGCGCGGTGCCGATCGGGGTCGACCAGGAGTCCCTGGCCCCGGTCGTGCTGGACCTGTTCGGCACCGACCAGCACCTGCTGGTCCTCGGGGACAACGAGTGCGGCCGGACGAACCTGCTCCGCCTGATCTCCGGCGCACTCGTCGAGCGGTACGGCGAGGACGAGCTGGTGTTCGCGGTCTTCGACCCCCGGCGGGGTCTGCGCCGCGCGGTGCCGGAACCGTACCGGGGCGGTTACGCGCACAACGCCGCGCTCTCCCTCGCGCTGGCGACCGGCATCGAGGCCGAGCTGGCCAAGCGCCTCCCGGACACCGTCGACCCCGACGCCATGACCGACGAGCCCGGCTTCACCGGCCCGCGCATCGTGATCCTGGTCGACGACTACGACGTCCTCACCGCGGCGGGCTCGCAGCCCCTCGCGCCGTTCCTGCCGTACATCTCCGCCGCCCAGGACATCGGACTCCACTTCGTCGTCGCCCGCCGCGTCGCGGGCGCCTCGCGTGCCCTGTACGACCCGGTGCTGACAGCGCTGCGCGAGACCGGCGCCACGGCACTCGTGATGACGGGCGACCGGACGGAGGGCCAGCTCTTCCCCGGTCTGTACGCCTCCGCGCAGCCGCCGGGCCGGGGCACGCTGGTGCGCCGGGGCCGCCGCCATCAGCTCGTCCAGACGGCCCTCGCGGCGGAGAGCCGGCCCGGGGAGGCACCGGCGTGA
- a CDS encoding thioredoxin family protein, which yields MSVISGLDEVTDANFEAEVLRADLPVLVQFTADWCGPCRQLAPVLRDIAFAEGDRLKVVRLDVDRNPATTLAYQVLSTPTLLVFQDGEPVRSMVGARPRRRLLEELADLL from the coding sequence ATGAGTGTCATCAGCGGTCTTGACGAGGTCACGGACGCGAATTTCGAGGCGGAGGTGCTCCGGGCCGATCTCCCGGTGCTGGTGCAGTTCACCGCCGACTGGTGCGGGCCCTGCCGGCAGCTCGCGCCGGTGCTGAGGGACATCGCCTTCGCGGAGGGCGACCGGCTGAAGGTGGTCCGGCTCGACGTGGACCGCAACCCCGCCACCACCCTCGCCTACCAGGTGCTCTCCACCCCCACCCTGCTGGTCTTCCAGGACGGTGAGCCGGTGCGCTCCATGGTCGGCGCCCGCCCCAGGCGCAGGCTGCTGGAGGAGCTGGCCGACCTGCTCTGA
- a CDS encoding HelD family protein: MRAGVELSNTEFPDDELRFEQEFIDGLYERVDELRGDAETGVKDALAQGDKPQQARLERDILVAERSGLLAALNSVDGSLCFGRIDLADGTTHHIGRIGLRREDTERTPVLIDWRADVARPFYVATGHTPMGLRRRRHITSEGRTVTALHDEILDLGDDTRTGHEDPTGDAVLLAALNTARTGRMNDIVQTIQAEQDDIIRAPHRGVMVVEGGPGTGKTAVALHRAAYLLYEHRELLARRAVLIVGPNPAFLGYIGEVLPSLGETGVLLATVGELFPGVKATATDTPEAAVVKGRAEMADVLAAVVAERQALPDPVIAVEHDREVLMLDEGLAATARERTRAARLPHNAAREHFEGHILNTLTDLYAERVGTDPYDGSSLLDPADITQIRDELAENPEVWAAIDQLWPRITPRRLVADFLAEPDDHLSPRDADAVRRPVTRAWTVADVPLLDEAAELLGEDDRLARARADRERETQIAYAQGVLDVSYASRTYEFDDKEEDDPESSEVLSAHDIIDAERFAERHEEDDHRSAAERAAADRTWAFGHIIVDEAQELSPMAWRLLMRRSPTRSMTLVGDPAQTAEAAGVGSWSDILEPYVEDRWEHTRLGVNYRTPAEIMDLAAAVVRAEHPDFEPPSSVRSTGVRPWVRDASGDLPGAVERAVAELTPAEGRLAVIAPRALHDALAARLDGVTAGGEPDLTRNVVLLDPRQSKGLEFDSVLVVDPAAYGTSDLYVALTRATQRLGVLHTGEVPAALKG; the protein is encoded by the coding sequence ATGCGGGCGGGAGTGGAATTGTCAAACACCGAATTTCCGGACGATGAATTGCGGTTCGAGCAGGAATTCATCGACGGACTCTACGAGCGTGTGGACGAGTTGCGCGGCGACGCCGAGACCGGCGTCAAGGACGCCCTCGCGCAGGGCGACAAGCCCCAGCAGGCACGCCTGGAGCGGGACATCCTGGTCGCCGAGCGCTCCGGGCTGCTCGCCGCGCTGAACTCCGTCGACGGCTCGCTCTGCTTCGGCCGGATCGACCTCGCCGACGGCACCACCCACCACATCGGCCGTATCGGCCTGCGCCGCGAGGACACCGAGCGCACCCCCGTCCTCATCGACTGGCGCGCCGACGTCGCCCGCCCCTTCTACGTGGCCACCGGCCACACCCCGATGGGGCTGCGCCGCCGCCGGCACATCACCAGCGAGGGCCGTACCGTCACCGCGCTGCACGACGAGATCCTCGACCTCGGCGACGACACCCGCACCGGCCACGAGGACCCCACCGGCGACGCCGTCCTGCTCGCCGCGCTGAACACCGCCCGCACCGGCCGCATGAACGACATCGTGCAGACCATCCAGGCCGAGCAGGACGACATCATCCGGGCCCCGCACCGGGGCGTCATGGTGGTCGAGGGCGGCCCCGGCACCGGCAAGACCGCCGTCGCCCTGCACCGCGCCGCCTACCTGCTCTACGAGCACCGCGAACTGCTCGCCCGCCGCGCGGTGCTCATCGTCGGCCCCAACCCCGCCTTCCTCGGCTACATCGGCGAGGTGCTGCCCTCGCTCGGCGAGACCGGCGTCCTGCTGGCCACGGTCGGGGAGCTGTTCCCCGGCGTGAAGGCCACCGCCACCGACACCCCGGAGGCGGCCGTGGTCAAGGGCCGCGCCGAGATGGCCGACGTGCTCGCCGCCGTCGTCGCCGAGCGGCAGGCGCTGCCCGACCCGGTGATCGCCGTCGAGCACGACCGCGAGGTGCTGATGCTCGACGAGGGCCTGGCCGCCACCGCCCGCGAGCGCACCCGCGCGGCCAGGCTGCCGCACAACGCGGCCCGCGAGCACTTCGAGGGGCACATCCTCAACACCCTCACCGACCTGTACGCCGAGCGCGTGGGCACCGACCCCTACGACGGCAGCAGCCTGCTCGACCCCGCCGACATCACCCAGATCCGCGACGAACTCGCCGAGAACCCCGAAGTCTGGGCCGCCATCGACCAGTTGTGGCCCCGGATCACCCCGCGCCGGCTGGTCGCGGACTTCCTCGCCGAGCCCGACGACCACCTCTCGCCCAGGGACGCCGACGCGGTGCGCCGCCCGGTCACCCGCGCCTGGACCGTCGCCGACGTGCCCCTGCTGGACGAGGCCGCCGAACTCCTCGGCGAGGACGACCGATTGGCCCGCGCCCGCGCCGACCGGGAGCGGGAGACGCAGATCGCGTACGCGCAGGGCGTGCTGGACGTGTCGTACGCGTCCCGCACCTACGAGTTCGACGACAAGGAGGAGGACGACCCGGAGTCCTCCGAGGTGCTCTCCGCGCACGACATCATCGACGCCGAGCGGTTCGCCGAGCGGCACGAGGAGGACGACCACCGCAGCGCGGCCGAACGCGCGGCCGCCGACCGTACCTGGGCGTTCGGGCACATCATCGTGGACGAGGCGCAGGAGCTGTCCCCGATGGCGTGGCGGCTGCTGATGCGGCGCAGCCCGACCCGCTCCATGACCCTGGTCGGCGACCCCGCGCAGACCGCCGAGGCGGCCGGGGTCGGCTCCTGGTCGGACATCCTGGAGCCCTATGTCGAGGACCGCTGGGAGCACACCCGGCTCGGGGTCAACTACCGCACCCCGGCCGAGATCATGGACCTGGCCGCCGCCGTGGTCCGCGCCGAGCACCCGGACTTCGAGCCGCCCAGCTCGGTCCGCTCCACCGGCGTACGGCCCTGGGTGCGCGACGCCTCCGGCGACCTGCCCGGCGCGGTCGAGCGGGCGGTGGCCGAGCTGACCCCAGCCGAGGGGCGGCTCGCCGTCATCGCGCCGCGCGCCCTGCACGACGCCCTCGCCGCCCGGCTGGACGGCGTCACGGCGGGCGGCGAGCCCGACCTGACCCGGAACGTGGTCCTGCTCGACCCCCGCCAGTCCAAGGGCCTGGAGTTCGACTCGGTCCTGGTCGTCGACCCCGCCGCCTACGGCACCAGCGACCTCTACGTGGCCCTCACCCGCGCCACCCAGCGCCTCGGTGTACTGCACACCGGCGAGGTCCCGGCGGCGCTGAAGGGGTGA
- a CDS encoding DUF6177 family protein codes for MTKDVIALTPKMPDTGALLAALHAGGPELGLTATDDGAVLQLCTADGRPLVSVEAPLLVHTPGEAERLLGSPAGVPAPPYWWTETRASTAVPAAESLAGSVCGRLTMLLGGTTWPPGAGHTARVTTPDEGARPSAASAPVLPVVDVLTDSTAVVLADRPVVPLTAWLSDLLRATTRSDRAFHLVTPPHVRLTLPLRTALGGTPNRWVVQDPAGGYHDGLSGVRLAWRDGTFAPFGTEAADAFTSRVTPDGHRQLTVSFRTVHAPDAGLELGGALEAAWRHLTGAPPAGWGTAEPVNLPWSRRQLTEAARDRAPAPAHLVVIGTPERPAIATHRVTRTTAGVAEDTTLTLGYTAPDEVPLDVLEALAEKLVTEHGLTTMLTTLRRARADLTLPPHLEPPPLPVAFTLGARDIRTIGLTHARRPPLAVRPRQLGPATAPALHYPLGDGTDAAAWTALQVLSDHLKAGSPA; via the coding sequence GTGACCAAGGACGTCATCGCGCTCACCCCGAAGATGCCCGACACCGGTGCCCTGCTGGCCGCGCTGCACGCGGGCGGACCCGAGCTGGGCCTCACCGCCACGGACGACGGCGCGGTCCTCCAGCTCTGCACCGCGGACGGACGCCCGCTGGTCTCGGTGGAGGCCCCGCTGCTCGTCCACACCCCCGGCGAGGCGGAGCGTCTGCTCGGCTCGCCGGCCGGGGTGCCCGCACCGCCGTACTGGTGGACGGAGACCCGGGCGTCCACGGCGGTCCCCGCCGCCGAGTCCCTCGCGGGCTCGGTGTGCGGACGCCTGACGATGCTCCTCGGCGGTACCACCTGGCCGCCCGGGGCCGGCCACACCGCCCGCGTGACGACGCCCGACGAAGGGGCTCGCCCGTCGGCGGCCTCCGCTCCCGTCCTGCCCGTCGTCGACGTACTGACCGACTCCACGGCGGTGGTCCTGGCGGACCGACCCGTCGTCCCCCTCACCGCGTGGCTCTCGGACCTCCTGCGCGCCACGACCCGGTCGGACCGCGCGTTCCACCTCGTCACCCCGCCGCACGTCCGGCTGACGCTGCCGCTGCGCACCGCGCTCGGCGGCACCCCCAACCGGTGGGTGGTCCAGGACCCCGCGGGCGGCTATCACGACGGCCTGTCCGGCGTCCGGCTCGCCTGGCGCGACGGTACGTTCGCCCCGTTCGGCACCGAGGCCGCCGACGCGTTCACCTCGCGGGTGACGCCCGACGGACACCGGCAGCTCACCGTCTCCTTCCGCACCGTGCACGCGCCCGACGCCGGTCTGGAGCTGGGCGGCGCGCTCGAAGCCGCCTGGCGGCATCTCACCGGCGCACCCCCCGCCGGCTGGGGCACCGCGGAGCCGGTGAACCTGCCCTGGTCGCGCCGTCAGCTGACCGAGGCGGCCCGCGACCGGGCACCCGCACCGGCCCACCTCGTCGTCATCGGCACCCCCGAACGCCCCGCCATCGCCACGCACCGCGTCACCCGCACCACCGCAGGAGTGGCCGAGGACACCACCCTGACCCTCGGGTACACCGCCCCCGACGAGGTCCCCCTCGACGTCCTGGAGGCCCTGGCCGAGAAGCTGGTCACCGAACACGGCCTGACCACCATGCTCACCACCCTGCGCCGGGCCCGCGCCGACCTCACCCTGCCGCCCCACCTGGAGCCCCCGCCCCTGCCCGTCGCCTTCACCCTCGGCGCGCGCGACATACGGACCATCGGCCTCACCCACGCCCGCCGCCCGCCCCTGGCCGTGCGGCCCCGGCAGCTCGGACCGGCGACCGCCCCGGCGCTCCACTACCCCCTGGGCGACGGAACCGACGCCGCCGCCTGGACGGCGCTCCAGGTGCTCTCCGACCACCTCAAGGCCGGTTCCCCCGCCTGA
- the glgB gene encoding 1,4-alpha-glucan branching enzyme yields MTSKKPAGPKSKSGKKQAKSSQAAPAKQVRAKPGRQADSPENAPAIPKARTPEVPAVSPALAPADRERLLAGTHHDPHTVLGAHPVPGGVAFRVFRPYAEAVTVVFDDVRAELTDDGQGFFSGLLPLTEVPAYRLLVSYDGTAHETEDPYRFLPTLGELDLHLLGEGRHEELWQALGSRVLTLQGVTGTRFAVWAPNALGVRVAGGFDFWDATGFPMRSLGSTGVWELFVPGVGEGELYKFDITRPDGSHTLRADPMARRTEVPPATSSIVDVSRHEWGDAEWMAHRADRPVHEAPFSVYEVHLPSWRPGLTYRQLAEQLPAYVGDLGFTHVELMPVAEHPFGGSWGYQVTGFYAPTARLGTPDDFKYLVDKLHQAGIGVLMDWVPAHFPRDEWALAEFDGRPLYEHGDPLRAAHPDWGTLEFDFGRREVRNFLVANAVYWCEEFHIDGLRVDAVASMLYLDYSREAGQWTPNEFGGRENLDAVAFLQEMNATVYRRCPGVVTIAEESTAWDGVTRPTHHKGPSGFGGLGFGLKWNMGWMHDSLAYMSHEPVHRKYHHHEMTFSMVYAYSENYVLPISHDEVVHGKRSLVSKMPGDWWQQRANLRAYLAFMWAHPGKQLLFMGQEFAQGAEWSEAHGPDWWLLDPAYGAESEHRGVRELVRDLNTAYRATPALWERDTDPAGFEWIVGDAAEDNVFAFLRRDAEGGPLLCVANLSPLARHDYRLGVPDDIPAWHETLNTDLARYGGSDVANQGTVKPEPQPWHGRPASIRLTLPPLAAVWLRPA; encoded by the coding sequence GTGACGTCCAAGAAGCCAGCCGGCCCGAAGAGCAAGTCCGGCAAGAAGCAGGCCAAGTCCTCGCAGGCGGCCCCGGCGAAGCAGGTCCGGGCGAAACCCGGCAGGCAGGCGGACTCGCCGGAGAACGCGCCCGCGATCCCGAAGGCGCGTACGCCGGAGGTGCCCGCGGTCTCCCCCGCCCTGGCCCCGGCCGACCGGGAGCGGCTGCTCGCGGGCACGCATCACGACCCGCACACCGTGCTGGGCGCGCACCCGGTGCCCGGCGGGGTCGCCTTCCGGGTGTTCCGGCCGTACGCGGAAGCGGTGACCGTCGTCTTCGACGACGTGCGGGCGGAGCTGACCGACGACGGGCAGGGCTTCTTCTCCGGCCTGCTCCCGCTGACCGAGGTCCCGGCCTACCGGCTGCTGGTGTCGTACGACGGCACGGCGCACGAGACCGAGGACCCGTACCGCTTCCTGCCGACGCTCGGCGAGCTGGACCTGCATCTGCTGGGTGAGGGGCGGCACGAGGAGCTGTGGCAGGCGCTCGGCTCGCGGGTGCTGACCCTGCAGGGCGTGACCGGGACCCGGTTCGCGGTGTGGGCGCCGAACGCGCTCGGGGTGCGGGTCGCGGGCGGCTTCGACTTCTGGGACGCGACCGGCTTCCCGATGCGCTCGCTGGGCTCGACCGGGGTGTGGGAGCTGTTCGTGCCGGGGGTCGGGGAGGGTGAGCTGTACAAGTTCGACATCACCCGCCCGGACGGCTCGCACACCCTGCGCGCGGACCCGATGGCCCGCCGTACGGAGGTGCCCCCGGCCACGTCCTCGATCGTGGACGTCTCCCGCCACGAGTGGGGTGACGCCGAGTGGATGGCCCACCGCGCGGACCGCCCGGTGCACGAGGCACCCTTCTCGGTGTACGAGGTGCACCTGCCGTCCTGGCGTCCGGGACTGACGTACAGGCAGCTTGCCGAGCAGCTGCCCGCGTACGTCGGTGATCTCGGCTTCACCCACGTCGAGTTGATGCCGGTGGCCGAGCATCCCTTCGGGGGTTCCTGGGGGTATCAGGTCACCGGGTTCTACGCGCCGACGGCTCGGCTCGGTACGCCCGACGACTTCAAGTACCTGGTGGACAAGCTGCATCAGGCGGGCATCGGGGTGCTGATGGACTGGGTGCCCGCCCATTTCCCGCGCGACGAGTGGGCGTTGGCCGAGTTCGACGGGCGCCCGCTGTACGAGCACGGTGATCCGCTGCGGGCCGCCCATCCGGACTGGGGCACGCTGGAGTTCGACTTCGGGCGGCGCGAGGTGCGGAACTTCCTGGTCGCCAACGCGGTGTACTGGTGCGAGGAGTTCCACATCGACGGGCTCCGGGTGGACGCCGTCGCCTCGATGCTCTACCTGGACTACTCGCGCGAGGCGGGTCAGTGGACGCCGAACGAGTTCGGCGGGCGGGAGAACCTGGACGCGGTCGCCTTCCTCCAGGAGATGAACGCCACCGTCTACCGGCGCTGCCCCGGCGTGGTCACCATCGCCGAGGAGTCCACCGCCTGGGACGGCGTGACCCGGCCGACCCACCACAAGGGGCCGAGCGGCTTCGGCGGGCTGGGCTTCGGGCTGAAGTGGAACATGGGCTGGATGCACGACTCGCTGGCGTACATGAGCCACGAGCCGGTGCACCGCAAGTACCACCACCACGAGATGACCTTCTCGATGGTGTACGCGTACAGCGAGAACTACGTGCTCCCCATCTCCCACGACGAGGTCGTGCACGGCAAGCGGTCGCTGGTCTCCAAGATGCCGGGCGACTGGTGGCAGCAGCGCGCCAACCTGCGCGCCTACCTGGCCTTCATGTGGGCCCACCCGGGCAAGCAACTCCTCTTCATGGGACAGGAGTTCGCGCAGGGCGCCGAGTGGTCCGAGGCGCACGGCCCGGACTGGTGGCTGCTGGACCCGGCCTACGGCGCCGAGTCCGAGCACCGGGGGGTACGGGAGCTGGTCCGCGACCTGAACACCGCGTACCGGGCGACCCCGGCCCTGTGGGAGCGGGACACCGATCCGGCGGGGTTCGAGTGGATCGTCGGGGACGCGGCTGAGGACAACGTCTTCGCCTTCCTGCGCCGTGACGCCGAGGGTGGCCCGCTGCTGTGCGTCGCCAACCTCTCCCCGCTGGCCCGCCACGACTACCGCCTCGGCGTCCCCGACGACATCCCCGCCTGGCACGAGACCCTCAACACCGACCTCGCCCGCTACGGCGGCAGCGACGTGGCCAACCAGGGCACGGTCAAGCCCGAACCCCAGCCCTGGCACGGCCGCCCGGCCAGCATCCGCCTGACGCTGCCGCCACTCGCGGCGGTGTGGCTGCGGCCGGCCTGA